A region from the Janthinobacterium agaricidamnosum genome encodes:
- the sdhD gene encoding succinate dehydrogenase, hydrophobic membrane anchor protein — MADNNIGPKRLVVGAHYGLRDWLAQRVTAIVMVAYVAILLISFLTGSNFSYEGWAGLFAQQWFKLFSLVTFVALFYHAWVGVRDIWMDYVKSAGLRLTLQIATMLWLIACAGWTVQILWSV, encoded by the coding sequence ATGGCAGACAATAATATCGGACCGAAACGCCTCGTCGTCGGTGCCCATTACGGCTTGCGCGACTGGCTGGCGCAGCGCGTCACCGCCATCGTCATGGTGGCGTATGTTGCCATCCTGCTTATTTCTTTCTTGACTGGCAGCAACTTCAGCTATGAAGGCTGGGCTGGTCTGTTCGCACAGCAGTGGTTTAAATTGTTCAGCCTGGTGACCTTCGTCGCCCTGTTCTACCACGCATGGGTCGGCGTACGCGACATCTGGATGGACTACGTGAAAAGCGCTGGCCTCCGTCTGACCCTGCAAATTGCCACCATGCTGTGGTTGATCGCTTGTGCCGGCTGGACGGTACAGATACTCTGGAGTGTGTAA
- the sdhC gene encoding succinate dehydrogenase, cytochrome b556 subunit gives MSEAVREVPKKERPQFRNIHVTELSNYRMAVGAIVSILHRISGFIIFALLPCILYMLELSLRSEMSYAYFQGIASHWFVKLITLGLVWAFLHHFCAGIRHLFMDVHVAIEKDSARKTASSVLVVSLVLTALVALKLFGVF, from the coding sequence ATGTCTGAAGCCGTAAGAGAAGTACCAAAAAAAGAACGGCCGCAATTCCGTAACATTCATGTTACCGAATTGTCGAACTACCGCATGGCTGTCGGCGCCATCGTCTCGATCCTGCATCGCATCAGCGGTTTCATCATTTTCGCCTTGCTGCCATGCATACTGTACATGCTGGAACTGAGCCTGCGTTCCGAAATGTCCTATGCCTACTTCCAGGGCATCGCCTCGCACTGGTTCGTCAAGCTGATCACCCTGGGTCTGGTCTGGGCCTTCCTGCACCACTTCTGCGCCGGTATCCGTCACCTGTTCATGGATGTGCACGTTGCCATCGAAAAAGATTCGGCCCGCAAGACCGCGTCGTCCGTGCTGGTCGTGAGCCTGGTGTTGACGGCTTTGGTCGCTTTGAAACTGTTTGGAGTATTTTAA
- a CDS encoding GntR family transcriptional regulator, translating to MNSASSNLTNNATAASGAVSPTAGTPATPVPAAASTPVTVTAASNTTASAVPAVTASPTFSPLYQQIKALITQSLQSGEWKPGELIPSEVELAGRFKVSQGTVRKAIDELAAENLVMRRQGKGTFVSTHHEARAHFRFLRLVPDEGVPHYPESKFIEVKRVRAPADVARLMDLKSGDAVIFIKRVQYFDGVPTIVEELWLPGLIFKGLTAERLVEYKGPMYGLFETEFGTRMIRASEQIRAVCADAGAAQLLNIDLGTPLLSSERVSFTYGDKPVELRRGLYLTSRHHYQNELS from the coding sequence ATGAATTCCGCCTCGTCCAATCTGACCAACAATGCCACTGCTGCAAGCGGGGCGGTCAGTCCGACCGCGGGCACCCCGGCCACGCCCGTCCCCGCGGCGGCCAGTACGCCAGTCACCGTGACGGCCGCCAGCAATACCACTGCGTCCGCCGTGCCTGCAGTCACTGCTTCGCCCACCTTCAGTCCCCTGTACCAGCAGATCAAGGCGCTCATCACGCAAAGCCTGCAATCGGGCGAATGGAAACCGGGCGAGCTCATTCCCAGCGAGGTCGAGCTGGCCGGCCGCTTCAAGGTCAGCCAGGGCACGGTGCGCAAGGCCATCGATGAGCTGGCCGCCGAGAATCTCGTCATGCGCCGCCAGGGCAAGGGCACTTTCGTTTCCACCCACCATGAGGCGCGCGCGCATTTCCGCTTCCTGCGCCTGGTGCCGGACGAAGGCGTGCCGCATTATCCCGAAAGCAAATTCATCGAAGTCAAGCGCGTGCGCGCGCCGGCCGACGTGGCGCGCCTGATGGACCTGAAGTCCGGCGACGCCGTCATCTTCATCAAGCGCGTCCAGTATTTCGACGGCGTGCCGACCATCGTCGAAGAGCTGTGGCTGCCCGGCCTGATCTTCAAGGGTCTGACGGCCGAGCGCCTGGTGGAATACAAGGGGCCCATGTACGGCCTGTTCGAAACGGAATTCGGCACGCGCATGATACGCGCGTCCGAGCAGATCCGCGCCGTGTGCGCCGACGCGGGCGCCGCGCAACTGTTGAATATCGACCTCGGCACGCCCTTGCTCAGTTCCGAGCGCGTGTCGTTTACCTACGGCGACAAGCCGGTCGAACTGCGCCGGGGCTTGTACCTGACCAGTCGCCACCATTATCAGAATGAACTCAGCTGA
- a CDS encoding malate dehydrogenase: MAKTPMRVAVTGAAGQIGYALLFRIANGDMLGKDQPVILQLLEIPDEKAQKALKGVMMEIDDCAFPLLAEMTAHSDPLTAFKDVDVAVLVGARPRGPGMERKDLLEANAQIFTVQGKALDAVASRNVKVLVVGNPANTNAYIAMKSAPSLPAKNFTAMLRLDHNRALSQVAAKTGTAVKDIEKLTVWGNHSPTMYADYRFATVNGKAVKDLINDQEWNANVFLPTVGKRGAAIIEARGLSSAASAANAAIDHIHDWMLGTNGKWTTMGVPSDGSYGIPEGTVFGFPVTTDNGEYTIVQGLEIDAFSQERINLTLKELTEEREGVKHLLA; the protein is encoded by the coding sequence ATGGCTAAAACCCCAATGCGTGTTGCAGTGACCGGCGCCGCCGGCCAGATCGGCTACGCCCTGTTGTTCCGCATCGCCAATGGCGACATGCTCGGCAAAGACCAGCCTGTCATCTTGCAACTGCTTGAAATCCCGGACGAAAAAGCCCAGAAGGCGCTCAAGGGCGTGATGATGGAAATCGACGACTGCGCCTTCCCGCTGCTGGCCGAGATGACCGCCCACTCCGATCCGCTGACCGCCTTCAAGGATGTCGACGTGGCCGTACTGGTTGGCGCGCGTCCACGCGGCCCAGGCATGGAACGCAAGGACCTGCTGGAAGCGAACGCGCAGATCTTCACGGTGCAAGGCAAGGCGCTCGACGCCGTCGCTTCGCGCAACGTCAAAGTGCTGGTGGTCGGCAACCCTGCCAACACCAACGCCTACATCGCCATGAAATCGGCGCCATCGCTGCCGGCGAAAAACTTCACCGCCATGCTGCGCCTGGACCACAACCGCGCGCTGTCGCAAGTCGCTGCCAAGACCGGCACCGCCGTGAAAGACATCGAAAAGCTGACCGTGTGGGGCAACCACTCGCCAACGATGTACGCCGACTACCGCTTCGCCACCGTCAACGGCAAGGCTGTGAAAGACCTGATCAACGACCAGGAATGGAACGCCAACGTGTTCCTGCCAACCGTCGGCAAGCGCGGCGCTGCCATCATCGAAGCGCGCGGCCTGTCGTCGGCAGCGTCGGCAGCGAACGCCGCCATCGACCACATCCATGACTGGATGCTGGGCACGAACGGCAAGTGGACCACCATGGGCGTTCCTTCGGATGGCTCGTATGGCATCCCGGAAGGCACCGTGTTCGGCTTCCCGGTCACCACCGACAACGGTGAGTACACGATCGTTCAAGGTCTGGAAATCGATGCATTCTCGCAAGAGCGCATCAACCTGACCCTGAAAGAACTGACCGAAGAGCGCGAAGGCGTGAAACACCTGCTGGCCTAA
- a CDS encoding HpcH/HpaI aldolase/citrate lyase family protein, with protein sequence MHPSEVLFQGKRQPLLLAACDHYAGSEKLMRKSIALQQELGPLFDITFDCEDGASAGNEESHALMIAGLLASDDNQFNRIGVRVHDVDSAFFARDVEIICTAASRLAYIAVPKVAGVQDAMLAIDLINLHARRAGRDNLPVHILIETHGALRDAYAIAALPQVECLSFGIMDFVSAHYGAIPAAAMRTPGQFTHPLVVRAKLEVAAACHAHGKVASHNVTTDVRDSAVVANDAQRATAEFGYTRMWSIHPDQIKPIIKAFTPRLSEVNEASNILNEALRANWGPIAQNGRLHDRASYRYYWTVLQRAKLAGLGLPEAAAALLNTPSSSTTEN encoded by the coding sequence ATGCACCCTTCCGAGGTTTTATTCCAAGGCAAACGCCAGCCGCTGTTGCTCGCCGCTTGCGACCACTACGCCGGCTCTGAAAAGCTGATGCGTAAATCGATTGCTTTGCAACAAGAGCTTGGTCCCCTGTTCGACATCACGTTCGACTGCGAAGACGGCGCCAGCGCCGGCAATGAAGAATCCCACGCCCTGATGATCGCCGGCCTGCTGGCCAGCGACGACAACCAGTTCAACCGCATCGGCGTGCGCGTGCACGACGTCGACAGCGCGTTTTTCGCGCGCGACGTGGAAATCATCTGCACGGCCGCATCCCGCCTGGCCTACATCGCCGTGCCCAAGGTGGCCGGCGTGCAGGACGCCATGCTGGCCATCGACCTGATCAACCTGCACGCGCGCCGCGCCGGCCGCGACAACCTGCCCGTGCACATCCTGATCGAAACGCACGGCGCGCTGCGCGACGCCTATGCGATCGCCGCCCTGCCCCAGGTCGAATGCCTGTCCTTCGGCATCATGGATTTCGTCTCGGCCCATTACGGCGCCATTCCCGCCGCCGCCATGCGCACGCCGGGCCAGTTCACGCACCCGCTGGTGGTGCGCGCCAAGCTCGAAGTGGCGGCCGCCTGCCACGCGCACGGCAAGGTGGCGTCGCATAACGTGACGACGGACGTGCGCGATTCGGCCGTGGTGGCCAACGATGCCCAGCGCGCGACAGCCGAGTTCGGCTACACGCGCATGTGGAGCATCCACCCGGACCAGATCAAGCCCATCATCAAGGCCTTTACGCCGCGCCTGTCCGAAGTCAACGAGGCCAGCAACATCCTCAACGAAGCGCTGCGCGCCAACTGGGGGCCGATTGCGCAAAATGGCCGCTTGCACGACCGCGCCAGCTACCGATATTATTGGACCGTTTTGCAACGCGCCAAACTGGCGGGCCTCGGCCTGCCCGAGGCGGCTGCTGCATTACTCAACACCCCCTCTTCCAGCACCACTGAAAACTGA
- the acnA gene encoding aconitate hydratase AcnA, giving the protein MSRNTLNTLKDFNISDSKKGKLYSLPALEKSLGINVSRLPVSIRIVLESVLRNCDGKKVTEEHVKQLASWGPTAERTDEIPFVVARVVLQDFTGVPLLADLAAMRNVAAKMGINAKKIEPLVPVDLVVDHSVTIDHYREKKALDLNMKLEFSRNNERYQFMKWGMQAFDTFGVVPPGFGIVHQVNLEYLARGVHHAGKKAGDVYYPDTLVGTDSHTTMINGIGVVGWGVGGIEAEAGMLGQPVYFLTPDVIGVNLSGALREGCTATDLVLTITELLRKEKVVGKFVEFFGEGTESLTLTDRATIANMAPEYGATMGFFPVDEATIDYFKGTGRSKAEIAAFEGYFKAQNLFGVPKAGDIDYTRVVELDLASVAPSLAGPKRPQDRIEIGNVKANFAELFAKPTTENGFNKNPADLAAVYETTNGVKVSNGDVLIAAITSCTNTSNPSVMLAAGLLAKKAVEAGLKVAPHIKTSLAPGSRVVTEYLTAAGLLPYLEKLGFGVTAYGCTTCIGNAGDLTPELNAAIATHDIVASAVLSGNRNFEARIHPNIRSNFLASPPLVVAYAIAGNMTRDLMTEPVGKGKGGKDVYLGDIWPTSAEVSAMMKFAMNAKVFKDNYADVKGAPGKLWEKVTTVSGQVYNWPKSTYIAEPPFFDNFSMTPAAVATGIEGARALGVFGDSITTDHISPAGSIQENGPAGKWLKENGVLKADFNSYGSRRGNHEIMMRGTFANVRIKNRMIPAKADGSAVEGGITIHQPSGEQMSIYDAAMKYVAEGTPTMVFGGEEYGTGSSRDWAAKGTQLLGVKAVITRSFERIHRSNLVGMGVLPLQFIGDDSVQTLGITGNETFDLKGLEGEIKPQQLATLVIHRADGSSQEVKVLLRIDTPIEVDYYKHGGILPFVLRQLLAE; this is encoded by the coding sequence ATGTCCCGCAACACTCTGAACACGCTCAAGGACTTTAATATTTCGGACAGCAAGAAGGGCAAGCTGTATTCCCTGCCTGCGCTGGAAAAAAGCCTGGGCATCAATGTCTCCCGCCTGCCAGTGTCGATTCGTATCGTGCTCGAATCGGTATTGCGCAACTGCGACGGCAAAAAAGTCACCGAAGAACACGTCAAGCAATTGGCGAGCTGGGGCCCGACCGCCGAGCGCACCGACGAGATCCCGTTCGTAGTGGCGCGCGTCGTGCTGCAAGACTTCACCGGCGTACCGCTGCTGGCCGACCTGGCAGCGATGCGCAACGTGGCCGCCAAGATGGGCATCAACGCCAAGAAGATCGAACCGCTGGTACCGGTCGATCTGGTGGTCGACCACTCGGTGACCATCGATCACTACCGCGAAAAGAAAGCGCTGGACCTGAACATGAAACTGGAATTCTCGCGTAACAACGAGCGTTACCAGTTCATGAAATGGGGCATGCAGGCATTCGACACCTTCGGCGTCGTGCCGCCGGGCTTCGGCATCGTCCACCAGGTCAACCTGGAATACCTGGCGCGCGGCGTGCACCACGCAGGCAAGAAAGCCGGCGACGTGTACTACCCTGACACCCTGGTCGGCACCGACTCGCACACCACCATGATCAACGGCATCGGCGTGGTCGGCTGGGGCGTGGGCGGCATCGAGGCGGAAGCCGGCATGCTGGGCCAGCCGGTCTACTTCCTGACGCCGGACGTCATCGGCGTCAACCTGTCGGGCGCATTGCGCGAAGGCTGCACCGCCACCGATCTGGTACTGACGATTACCGAATTGCTGCGCAAAGAGAAAGTCGTCGGCAAGTTCGTCGAATTCTTCGGCGAAGGCACTGAGTCCTTGACCCTGACGGACCGCGCGACGATCGCCAACATGGCACCGGAATACGGCGCGACCATGGGCTTCTTCCCGGTCGACGAAGCGACCATCGACTACTTCAAGGGCACCGGCCGCAGCAAGGCTGAAATCGCCGCGTTCGAAGGCTACTTCAAGGCGCAGAACCTGTTCGGCGTGCCAAAAGCCGGCGACATCGACTACACCCGCGTGGTGGAACTGGACCTGGCATCGGTCGCTCCGTCGCTGGCCGGCCCGAAACGCCCGCAAGACCGTATCGAAATCGGCAACGTCAAGGCCAACTTCGCCGAGCTGTTCGCCAAGCCGACGACCGAAAACGGCTTCAACAAGAATCCGGCCGACCTGGCTGCCGTGTACGAAACGACGAACGGCGTGAAAGTGTCGAACGGCGACGTGCTGATCGCCGCGATCACCTCGTGCACCAACACCTCGAACCCGAGCGTGATGCTGGCTGCCGGCCTGCTGGCCAAGAAAGCCGTGGAAGCCGGCCTGAAGGTCGCTCCGCACATCAAGACCTCGCTGGCTCCCGGCTCGCGCGTCGTGACCGAATACCTGACCGCCGCCGGCCTGCTGCCCTACCTGGAAAAACTGGGCTTCGGCGTGACCGCCTACGGCTGCACCACCTGTATCGGCAATGCGGGCGACCTGACGCCCGAGCTGAATGCAGCGATTGCCACGCACGACATCGTCGCGTCGGCCGTGCTGTCGGGCAACCGCAACTTCGAAGCGCGTATCCACCCGAACATCCGCTCGAACTTCCTCGCTTCGCCACCGCTGGTCGTCGCCTACGCCATCGCCGGCAACATGACGCGCGACCTGATGACGGAACCTGTCGGCAAGGGCAAGGGCGGCAAGGACGTCTACCTGGGCGACATCTGGCCGACCTCGGCTGAAGTCTCGGCCATGATGAAGTTCGCCATGAACGCCAAGGTATTCAAGGACAACTACGCCGACGTCAAGGGCGCGCCAGGCAAGCTGTGGGAAAAAGTCACGACCGTGTCCGGTCAAGTCTACAACTGGCCGAAATCGACCTACATCGCGGAACCGCCGTTCTTCGACAACTTCTCGATGACGCCAGCGGCAGTGGCCACCGGCATCGAAGGCGCGCGCGCACTGGGCGTGTTCGGCGATTCCATCACCACCGACCACATCTCGCCAGCCGGCTCGATCCAGGAAAACGGTCCTGCAGGCAAATGGCTGAAGGAAAACGGCGTCCTGAAAGCGGACTTCAACTCCTACGGCTCGCGTCGCGGCAACCATGAAATCATGATGCGCGGCACGTTCGCCAACGTGCGTATCAAAAACCGCATGATCCCTGCGAAAGCGGACGGTTCGGCGGTCGAAGGCGGCATCACGATCCACCAGCCTTCCGGCGAGCAAATGTCGATCTACGACGCAGCGATGAAATATGTTGCTGAAGGCACGCCAACCATGGTCTTCGGCGGCGAAGAGTACGGTACGGGTTCGTCGCGCGACTGGGCAGCCAAGGGCACCCAGCTGCTGGGCGTGAAAGCCGTGATCACCCGTTCGTTCGAGCGCATCCACCGCTCGAACCTGGTGGGCATGGGCGTGCTGCCGCTGCAATTCATCGGCGACGACAGCGTGCAGACGCTGGGCATCACCGGTAATGAAACCTTCGACCTGAAAGGCCTCGAAGGCGAAATCAAGCCACAGCAACTGGCTACCCTGGTGATCCACCGCGCCGACGGCAGCAGCCAGGAAGTCAAAGTCCTGCTGCGCATCGATACGCCGATCGAAGTCGATTACTACAAGCATGGCGGTATCCTGCCATTCGTGCTGCGTCAACTGCTGGCCGAGTAA
- a CDS encoding DUF2863 family protein, with translation MRRPSKDSSHKLTADSQRLVTFAQAIVQAASRLEERSWEHSLDTQLQKLLKTGHQDTIDNTLGSLFKEDLNAYDVLMDCVEAISESTVVTHEDVRYDALLVAVPILAWTRFSIASGPMAGDAHGVLSAHFAAHLLADGTKMAMAPTLYSIDQLPRSHVETYAKTQKLALAALKGTAVKPSSKEAETAPFLADTRYLLVAVVAPAGAPLFRWQTPSSQLDFIAERSAALEQWRTQATPTIARLLPGCGLELLLPEAYYVACREADKLIRPVSVRAAVHYLTHTLAIEPSELRAVIAGFGEEAADGQVDEYRIAFTLRQAPDVIYGIVWPLYGQEDEDGTPIEGLIQVGIAALDKQKTPVDEIIEHLNAAGVTQIKRHAERFVGEYCDDCGAPLFADPVGELAHAEMPEDTPQGTEHFH, from the coding sequence ATGCGTCGTCCTTCCAAAGATTCATCCCATAAACTGACTGCCGACAGCCAGCGCCTGGTCACCTTTGCCCAGGCGATCGTACAGGCAGCCAGCCGTCTCGAAGAGCGGTCCTGGGAACACAGCCTGGATACGCAGCTCCAGAAATTACTCAAAACCGGCCACCAGGACACCATCGACAACACCCTGGGCAGCCTGTTCAAGGAAGACTTGAACGCCTACGACGTGCTGATGGACTGCGTTGAAGCCATCAGCGAATCGACCGTCGTCACACATGAAGACGTGCGCTACGACGCCCTGCTCGTCGCCGTGCCCATCCTCGCGTGGACGCGCTTTTCCATCGCCTCCGGCCCCATGGCCGGCGACGCGCACGGCGTGCTGTCCGCGCATTTCGCCGCCCACCTGCTGGCCGACGGCACGAAGATGGCCATGGCGCCCACCCTGTATTCGATCGACCAGCTGCCGCGCAGCCACGTCGAGACCTATGCCAAGACGCAAAAGCTGGCCCTGGCCGCCCTGAAGGGCACGGCCGTCAAGCCCTCCAGCAAAGAAGCGGAAACGGCACCCTTCCTGGCCGATACGCGCTACCTGCTGGTGGCCGTGGTGGCGCCTGCCGGCGCACCGCTGTTCCGCTGGCAGACGCCTTCGAGCCAGCTCGACTTCATCGCCGAGCGCAGCGCCGCCCTGGAACAATGGCGCACGCAGGCGACGCCGACCATCGCCCGCCTGCTGCCCGGCTGCGGCCTGGAATTGCTGCTGCCGGAAGCGTACTACGTGGCCTGCCGCGAAGCGGACAAGCTGATACGTCCCGTGTCCGTGCGCGCCGCCGTGCACTACCTGACGCACACGCTGGCCATCGAACCGTCGGAACTGCGCGCCGTGATCGCCGGCTTCGGCGAAGAGGCGGCCGACGGCCAGGTCGACGAGTACCGCATCGCCTTCACCCTGCGCCAGGCGCCGGACGTCATCTACGGCATCGTCTGGCCCCTGTACGGCCAGGAAGACGAGGATGGCACGCCGATCGAAGGCCTGATCCAGGTCGGCATCGCCGCGCTGGACAAGCAAAAGACGCCCGTCGATGAAATCATCGAACACCTGAACGCCGCCGGCGTGACGCAGATCAAGCGCCACGCGGAACGTTTTGTCGGAGAGTATTGCGACGACTGCGGCGCCCCCCTGTTTGCCGACCCGGTCGGCGAACTCGCGCATGCGGAAATGCCGGAAGATACGCCGCAGGGCACCGAGCATTTCCATTGA
- a CDS encoding CYTH domain-containing protein, which yields MGVEIERKFLLQGDAWRGLGQTVLLRQGYLSSARERVVRVRIEGEQAMLTIKGANVGATRGEWEYPIPLADAVELLDGLCEQPLIEKYRHRIEHAGMVWEVDEFLGVNAGLLVAEIELASEDQPFEKPEWIGAEVSGDARYYNANLIRHPFSQW from the coding sequence ATGGGCGTCGAGATCGAGCGTAAATTCCTGCTGCAAGGCGATGCCTGGCGCGGCCTGGGGCAGACAGTACTGCTGCGCCAGGGCTACCTGTCGTCCGCGCGCGAGCGCGTGGTGCGGGTGCGCATCGAGGGCGAACAGGCGATGCTGACCATCAAGGGCGCCAATGTGGGGGCGACGCGTGGCGAGTGGGAGTATCCGATCCCGCTGGCCGACGCCGTCGAACTGCTCGACGGCCTGTGCGAACAGCCGCTGATCGAAAAGTACCGCCACCGCATCGAACACGCGGGCATGGTATGGGAAGTCGATGAGTTCCTGGGCGTCAATGCGGGCTTGCTCGTGGCCGAGATCGAACTGGCCTCGGAAGACCAGCCCTTCGAGAAGCCGGAATGGATAGGCGCGGAAGTGTCGGGCGATGCGCGCTACTACAATGCCAACCTGATCCGCCACCCGTTCTCGCAGTGGTGA
- a CDS encoding M14 family metallopeptidase, whose translation MTIKISQNFDSGAIDVVSATSAGAIDLNLRKDSHADIHQWFHFRLQGARGQACTMRFLNAGQATYPAGYEDYQAVASYDSENWFRVPTTFDGQVMTISHTPELDSVYYAYFEPYSWERHLRLLGEVAEHPLARVSDLGSTVDGRDMNMVTIGNPQAQKKIWVIARQHPGESMAEWFVEGLIDSLLDDANPIARKLLQRAVFHIVPNMNPDGSIRGNLRTNAAGANLNREWMTPSLESSPEVLCVKNKIHETGVDMFFDIHGDEALPYNFVAGNEMLENFTPAQAAHQKAFIERYKQASPDFQDKFGYAASKYKSDMLTLASKYIGHHFGCLALTLEMPFKENADLPDPAVGWNGARSAALGAAMLQPILLSLD comes from the coding sequence ATGACCATTAAAATCAGCCAGAACTTCGACTCGGGCGCCATCGACGTGGTGAGCGCCACCAGCGCCGGCGCTATCGACCTGAACTTGCGCAAGGATAGCCACGCCGACATCCACCAGTGGTTCCACTTCCGCCTGCAGGGCGCGCGCGGCCAGGCATGCACGATGCGCTTCCTGAACGCGGGCCAGGCCACCTATCCGGCCGGCTATGAAGACTACCAGGCCGTGGCCAGCTACGACAGCGAAAACTGGTTCCGCGTGCCGACGACGTTCGACGGCCAGGTCATGACGATCTCGCACACGCCGGAACTTGACAGCGTGTACTACGCCTACTTCGAACCGTACTCGTGGGAACGCCATTTGCGCCTGCTGGGCGAAGTGGCCGAGCATCCGCTGGCGCGCGTATCGGACCTGGGCAGCACGGTCGATGGCCGCGACATGAACATGGTTACCATCGGCAATCCGCAGGCGCAAAAGAAAATCTGGGTCATCGCGCGCCAGCATCCGGGCGAATCGATGGCCGAATGGTTCGTCGAAGGCTTGATCGACTCGCTGCTCGACGACGCCAACCCGATCGCACGCAAACTCTTGCAGCGCGCCGTGTTCCACATCGTGCCGAACATGAACCCGGACGGCTCGATTCGCGGCAACCTGCGCACGAATGCGGCTGGCGCCAACCTGAACCGCGAATGGATGACGCCATCGCTGGAATCCAGCCCGGAAGTGCTGTGCGTGAAAAACAAGATCCACGAAACGGGCGTCGACATGTTCTTCGATATCCACGGCGATGAGGCGCTGCCGTACAACTTTGTGGCCGGCAACGAAATGCTGGAAAACTTCACACCGGCGCAAGCGGCGCACCAGAAAGCCTTCATCGAGCGCTACAAGCAGGCCAGCCCCGACTTCCAGGACAAGTTCGGCTATGCGGCCAGCAAGTACAAGTCGGACATGCTGACCCTGGCGTCGAAATACATCGGCCACCACTTCGGCTGCCTGGCGCTGACGCTGGAAATGCCGTTCAAGGAAAATGCCGACTTGCCGGATCCGGCCGTGGGCTGGAACGGCGCGCGCAGCGCGGCCCTGGGTGCGGCCATGCTGCAGCCTATCCTGCTGTCGCTGGATTGA
- a CDS encoding TetR/AcrR family transcriptional regulator — protein MDKKLTNIQERKLREAQARREHIIDVVKDLIKKGGARAVSIRKVAEAAGFSTTVVYALFRDKATLIAQAMDKDLLELVRAMRTACANSMDPWERISLVGRAYIEYGFQHPDEYSLIFMELRPHAEVDAVEVEHGNIEQDPYAYALHLFGELAQTGQVRQDEPALHTMTQIFWQSLHGLVSLRIVMDAGDPWTPHLEMNAHIDDLLAVVTAGIRLRFAPSS, from the coding sequence GTGGACAAGAAGTTGACCAATATTCAGGAAAGAAAGTTGCGCGAGGCGCAGGCGCGGCGCGAACACATCATCGACGTCGTCAAAGACCTCATCAAAAAGGGTGGCGCGCGCGCCGTCTCCATCCGCAAGGTGGCCGAGGCGGCAGGATTTTCCACCACCGTCGTGTACGCCCTGTTCCGCGACAAGGCCACCCTGATCGCCCAGGCCATGGACAAGGATTTGCTGGAACTGGTACGCGCCATGCGCACCGCCTGCGCCAACAGCATGGACCCATGGGAACGCATCAGCCTGGTCGGCCGCGCCTACATCGAGTACGGCTTCCAGCATCCGGACGAGTATTCGCTGATCTTCATGGAGCTGCGTCCGCACGCGGAAGTCGACGCCGTCGAAGTGGAACACGGCAATATCGAGCAAGACCCGTATGCCTACGCGCTGCACCTGTTCGGCGAACTGGCGCAAACGGGTCAGGTACGCCAGGACGAGCCGGCGCTGCACACGATGACGCAAATCTTTTGGCAGTCTCTGCACGGCCTCGTTTCCCTGCGCATCGTCATGGATGCGGGCGACCCATGGACGCCGCACCTGGAAATGAACGCACATATCGACGACCTGCTCGCTGTCGTCACGGCAGGCATCCGCCTGCGCTTTGCACCGTCCTCGTGA